A stretch of Geotrypetes seraphini chromosome 2, aGeoSer1.1, whole genome shotgun sequence DNA encodes these proteins:
- the GFOD1 gene encoding glucose-fructose oxidoreductase domain-containing protein 1 isoform X2, which yields MMSAAHYYPKLMSIMGNVLRFLPAFVKMKQLIQDGYVGEMLVCEVQVHSGSLLGKKYNWSCDDLMGGGGLHSVGSYIIDLLTFLTSQKAVKVHGLLKTFVKQTEHIKGIRQITSDDFCTFQMVLEGGVCCTVTLNFNVPGEFTQDIVVVGSSGRLIVIGTDLYGQTNSSIHRELLLKDCTPVSNSILPEKAFSDIPSPYLRGTIKMVQAVRQAFQDQEDRRTWDGRPLTMAATFDDCLYALCVVDTIKKSNQTGEWQNIVIMTEEPELSPAYLISEAMRRSRMSLYC from the coding sequence ATGATGTCTGCTGCCCACTACTACCCCAAGCTCATGAGCATTATGGGAAATGTTTTGCGCTTTCTGCCCGCCTTTGTGAAGATGAAGCAGCTGATTCAGGACGGCTATGTAGGGGAGATGCTGGTGTGTGAGGTACAAGTACATAGCGGAAGTCTCCTGGGCAAAAAGTATAACTGGAGCTGCGATGACCTGATGGGCGGTGGGGGTCTGCACTCTGTTGGCAGCTATATTATTGACCTGTTGACATTCCTGACTAGCCAGAAAGCAGTAAAAGTTCACGGGCTGCTCAAGACTTTTGTGAAACAGACAGAACACATAAAGGGAATACGTCAGATAACCAGCGATGACTTTTGTACCTTTCAGATGGTTCTAGAGGGTGGCGTATGCTGCACAGTGACTCTCAACTTCAACGTCCCTGGAGAATTCACGCAAGATATTGTCGTGGTGGGTTCCTCGGGAAGGCTTATTGTAATTGGCACTGATTTATATGGACAAACGAATAGTTCAATCCATAGAGAGCTTCTTCTGAAAGACTGTACACCGGTCAGCAACTCAATTTTGCCCGAGAAAGCCTTCAGTGATATCCCATCTCCTTATCTTCGGGGAACCATCAAAATGGTACAGGCTGTGCGACAGGCATTTCAAGACCAAGAGGACAGAAGAACATGGGATGGGAGGCCCCTCACCATGGCTGCCACTTTTGATGACTGTCTGTATGCCTTGTGTGTTGTAGACACCATTAAAAAGTCAAACCAGACTGGTGAGTGGCAGAACATTGTGATCATGACAGAGGAGCCAGAGCTAAGTCCTGCATACTTGATCAGTGAAGCTATGAGAAGGAGCAGGATGTCTCTATATTGTTAG